The Paenibacillus sp. FSL H7-0357 nucleotide sequence GAGAGCTACAGGAGTATCAAAGAGCCGATTGAGAATGTAAAGGTGGCTTGTCTGCTTATCGGTTCATACTGTTTCCGCTTGCTAAGCGCCAGCCACCCCTTCGCACCGGAGTTGGAAGAAAGCCAATCCATGGTTTATAAGCAAATCCAGGAGAGCAAGAGCATTCAGTTGTTGGCAGACACCTTAAAGCGCTTGATTCGAAGCTGCTCGAGGGCAGTGGCATTTAATGACAAGCAGCCCAATTACATTGTTATAGAATGCCAGAAATTTATAAGAGAGCATTACAACCAGAACCTGAATCTGCAGATTATTGCGGACCATATCCATATCAACAGCAGCTACCTCAGCCGCCTTTACAAGAAAGTAACCGGCGAGTCCATCATCGACGCGATCAACAAGTACCGGATTGAAATGGCCAAGAAATTACTCAGGAATCCGGCGAGTAAAGTATTTGAAGTCGCGGAAGCAGTCGGTATTGAGACACCTGCTTATTTCACTCATGTGTTCTCCAAATACACAGGGATGAGTCCCAAGGAATACAAGCTGAATTATTCACAGACAGAATTGGGATAAAAGCCGCCGCTGCTCATTATCATCTTCCTGCTTTCCAGTCAATCACTGGTGCACCCACAGGACTGCGGATGCGCCGGTGATTATTCCGGGTGCCCTGCCCAGCGCATTTGTGAAAGGTAGCTTAATGGAAAGTTAATCACGATTGCGATGGGTCGATCAAAGAATAAGGCAAGCCGGCGGGCGCTGCCACTGGTAGACGCTTTCTACGAACTGCTACTGCGTCTTAAACAACAATAGGATAAGATGACACTTCTGCAAGGATTCTTACTGTAAGGACTACCTGGACTATCTCAATATGATGCAATGGGGTCTGCATTAAGGATGTTCAGGAATGGCTCGGTCATAGTGATTATTTAACAATTGCAAACCTTAAGCCCATCTCAAATTGAGACCAAAAGTTTCTTTTTGCAAAAACGATAAGTCAGACAATCAAAATATATAAAAAAGGCTTATGAAATTGTGTAAACCACAATTTCATAAGCCTTTTAGCTAATACCGGCGAGAGGACTCGAACCTCCACGGTTTCCCACTCGATTTTGAGTCGAGCGCGTCTGCCATTCCGCCACGCCGGCGTATATTTAATTATTAGATTAAAAATGGCGCGCCCTGAGAGATTCGAACTCCCGGCCTTTTGATTCGTAGTCAAACGCTCTATCCAGCTGAGCTAAGGGCGCATATTATGGAGCGGACGACGGGAATCGAACCCGCGACCCTCGCCTTGGCAAGGCGATGCTCTACCGCTGAGCCACGTCCGCACACAGTATGTATGATATTGCTGAGATTCTAACCCGGTGCCATAAATGGCGGAACCGACGGGATTCGAACCCGCGATCTCCTGCGTGACAGGCAGGCATGTTAGGCCAACTACACCACGGTTCCAAATAATTGCGGGGGCAGGATTTGAACCTGCGGCCTTCGGGTTATGAGCCCGACGAGCTACCGGGCTGCTCCACCCCGCGTCAGTAAAAAGTGTTTATTTCTTTGATCTTCCCAGAAGCACAACATTCCGCTATTTAAGGAATCCTCTGGTGGAGGCTGAGGGGATCGAACCCCCGACCCTCTGCTTGTAAGGCAGATGCTCTCCCAGCTGAGCTAAGCCTCCAATGAAAGAAGCAACTTAATGATCTTAACACATTCTTCTGATAAAAGCAATCTTTATCAGCGAAATTCGATAAAAAGTTGATGACCCGTATGGGATTCGAACCCATGTTACCTCCGTGAAAGGGAGGTGTCTTAACCCCTTGACCAACGGGCCACAATAAAGTTATCTTTTGTGACAACAAAAAGTATTATATCAATTATAAGACTATATAGCAATAGTTTATAAGGATTTTATAATTTATTTCTTTCAGTAAGATCTTCAAGCTAGCTAATCTGCAATAATTAGAGCTGAAATTATGCGGGTAACAGGGTGATACCCAGTTGCAACGCTATAGCCTCTACTACCTCTTCAACTGTCAACTGGTCATTATTCAGGTGGCATTGAAATATCTCCTGGCCAAGGCCCTTGAGACATCGCTCAATCTGTTGGGCGGGCCAAGAGTTATTAGAGTCCCCCCGGCTATTCAATCTTCTAAGCAGCGTCTCCTGGGAAGCACATAAGGTGAAATGATGAACCTCCACGCCTTCTTGCCTTAGTCTGCCAACAATCTCCATAAAGTAGCCGGAATCCGTAATGGTCATAGGTACAATAATAGTTCCACTGTACTGAGAGTCTATGTATTTTAGCATGGAATAGTTTATTTCGCGCCAAAGAGGATGATCCTGAAAATCATCTTGGGAAATCTCGTGCGGAATGCTCTCTCGGATGTAATATCCTGCATTCTCCGGATCGAACACAAAAGACTGTGGTATTCTGCGGTTTAGTGCATAAGCCGTTTCCGTCTTTCCCGATCCAAACGCCCCATTAATCCATATGATCATTAATGGTCTCCCCTTGAGTTCTTTCCATTCCTAGTATTGGCAAAGCGTAGCATAAACAAAAGACCACTGCTGATTAAATCAACAGTGGTCTCTGTGCTTGGCGGCGTCCTACTCTCCCAGGACCCTTCGGTCCAAGTACCATCGGCGCTGGAGGGCTTAACGGTCGTGTTCGGGATGGGTACGCGTGGAACCCCTCCGCTATCGCCACCAAACGGGCATTTACAGCGTAAATGCTTCAGGAACCTTAATTCCTGAAAACTGAATCCGAAACAAATCTGCGTCTTACTGTTGGATAAGCCCTCGACCGATTAGTATTGGTCAGCTCCATGCATTGCTGCACTTCCACCTCCAACCTATCTACCTCGTCGTCTTCAAGGGGTCTTACTAATTGGGAAATCTCATCTTGAGGGGGGCTTCACGCTTAGATGCTTTCAGCGCTTATCCCGTCCGTACGTAGCTACTCAGCCATGCTCCTGGCGGAACAACTGATGCACCAGCGGTACGTCCATCCCGGTCCTCTCGTACTAAGGACAGCTCCTCTCAAATTTCCTGCGCCCACGACAGATAGGGACCGAACTGTCTCACGACGTTCTGAACCCAGCTCGCGTACCGCTTTAATGGGCGAACAGCCCAACCCTTGGGACCTACTTCAGCCCCAGGATGCGATGAGCCGACATCGAGGTGCCAAACCTCCCCGTCGATGTGGACTCTTGGGGGAGATAAGCCTGTTATCCCCAGGGTAGCTTTTATCCGTTGAGCGATGGCCCTTCCATGCGGTACCACCGGATCACTAAGTCCGACTTTCGTCCCTGCTCGACTTGTTGGTCTCGCAGTCAAGCTCCCTTATGCCTTTGCACTCTTCGAATGATTTCCAACCATTCTGAGGGAACCTTTGAACGCCTCCGTTACTCTTTAGGAGGCGACCGCCCCAGTCAAACTGCCCGCCTGACACGGTCCCCGTACCCGATTAGGGTACCAGGTTAGAACCTAGATACGATCAGGGTGGTATCCCAACGGCGCCTCCGCAGAAGCTTGCGCTCCTGCCTCTACGGCTCCCACCTATCCTGTACAGATCGTACCCAAATTCAATATCAAGCTGCAGTAAAGCTCCATGGGGTCTTTCCGTCTTGTCGCGGGTAACCTGCATCTTCACAGGTATTAAAATTTCACCGGATCTCTCGTTGAGACAGCGCCCAAGTCGTTACGCCATTCGTGCGGGTCAGAATTTACCTGACAAGGAATTTCGCTACCTTAGGACCGTTATAGTTACGGCCGCCGTTTACTGGGGCTTCGGTTCACAGCTTCGGATTACTCCTAACCGCTCCCCTTAACCTTCCAGCACCGGGCAGGCGTCAGCCCGTATACTTCGCCTTGCGGCTTCGCACAGACCTGTGTTTTTGCTAAACAGTCGCTTGGGCCTTTTCACTGCGGCCCCCTCGGGCTATTCACCCTACCGAGGCACCCCTTCTCCCGAAGTTACGGGGTCATTTTGCCGAGTTCCTTAACGAGAGTTCTTCCGCGCGCCTTAGAATTCTCTTCTCGCCTACCTGTGTCGGTTTGCGGTACGGGCACCTTCTCCTGGCTAGAGGCTTTTCTTGGCAGTGTGAGATCATGACCTTCGCTACTATAATTTTCGCTCCCCATCACAGCCCAGCCTTAACGGTGTGCGGATTTGCCTACACACCAGCCTCACTGCTTAGACGGACATCCATCAGTCCGCGTCACTACCCTCCTGCGTCACCCCATCGCTCATAGCGGATTACGGTGGTACAGTAATTTCAAACTGTTGTCCTTCGACTACGCCTTTCGGCCTCGCCTTAGGTCCCGACTTACCCTGAGCGGACGAGCCTTCCTCAGGAAACCTTGGGCTTTCGGCGGATCAGATTCTCACTGATCTTTTCGTTACTCATACCGGCATTCTCACTTGTATGCTGTCCAGCGCTCCTTACGGTACACCTTCAACCTGCATACAACGCTCCCCTACCCCAGATGCAAAGCATCTAGCCATAGCTTCGGTGGTGTGTTTAGCCCCGTTACATTTTCGGCGCAGAGTCACTCGACCAGTGAGCTATTACGCACTCTTTCAATGGTGGCTGCTTCTAAGCCAACATCCTGGTT carries:
- a CDS encoding AAA family ATPase, which codes for MIIWINGAFGSGKTETAYALNRRIPQSFVFDPENAGYYIRESIPHEISQDDFQDHPLWREINYSMLKYIDSQYSGTIIVPMTITDSGYFMEIVGRLRQEGVEVHHFTLCASQETLLRRLNSRGDSNNSWPAQQIERCLKGLGQEIFQCHLNNDQLTVEEVVEAIALQLGITLLPA